CAGCATCATCAACTACCTGCGGTGGTCCGCCCGCGCGTACCGGCTCCACGAGGGGACGGGGAGCCCGGTGATTGGCTCCGTGAGCTTCGACGGGACGTTGACGAGCCTCTTCGCGCCACTGCTGGCGGGTCGCGCGCTGTTCCTCGTCCCGAGGGGGCGCGAAATCGACGTGCTGACGTCCGGTGACTACCCGGAGCAGGGCTTCAGCTTCATCAAGATGACGCCTTCACATCTGCGGGCCTTCAACGGCCTGGGCAAGACGCGGCAGGTGTTGGGGCGCGCGCACGCGGTGGTGCTGGGCGGCGAAGGGCTGCACGGCGTGGACCTGACGTCGTGGCGGGAGCAGGGCGTGCCCACCCGCATCATCAACGAGTACGGGCCCACCGAGGCCTCCGTGGCGTGCTGCTTCGAGGAACTGCTCCCGGACGGTGCGCCGCTGCCGGAGCGGGTTCCCATTGGCCGGCCCATCACCGGCATGCGGCTGTACATCCTCGACCGTTTCCTCCAGCCGGTGCCGGTGGGGGTGTCCGGAGAGCTGTACATCGGAGGCATCGGGCTGGCCCGGGGCTATCTGCGCCGCCCGGACCTGACGGCGGAGCGGTTCATCCCCAACCCCTTCGACACGGACTCGACGGGGGCGGGGGGCTCGCGGCTCTACCGGACGGGCGACCATGCCCGGTATCTGCACGACGGCCGCATCGAGTACCTGGGGCGACAGGACGATCAGCTCAAGATTCGCGGCCACCGCGTCGAAGCGGGGGAGGTCGAGGCCGCGCTCGGTCGCCACGACGACGTCGTCCAGGCCGCGGTGGTGTTGCGGCGCGCGCCCGACGGCGCGGCCCGCCTGGTGGCCTACGTGCAGCCCCAGACGATGGAGCGCCCGGACGGCACGGACCTGCGCACGGAGCTGCGCAAGGCCCTGCGCGACGTGGTGCCCGAGTACATGGTGCCCGAGGTCATCGTGGTCCTCCCGGAGCTGCCGCTGAGCCCCAGCGGGAAGATTGACCGCAAGGCCCTGCCGCACGTGACGTCGGAGGCCGCCACGGGCGTGGCGTTGGCCCGCACCGGGGCGCTCACGGAGACGGAGCGGCAGCTCCAGGCGCTCTTCAGCGAGCTGTTGGGCCTGAGCGCCGTGGCGCCCACCGACAGCTTCTTCGAGCTGGGCGGACACTCGCTCCTGGCCGTCACGCTCATCTCGCGCATCTCCGCGAAGCTGGGGGTGGAGGTTCCGCTCAACGAAGTCTTCGACCGTCCCTCGGTGGAGGCGCTGGCCCGTTGGATTGAAGAGCACTCGGTGATGGTCACCGCGCTGGTCCGGCAGCTCCCCGCCTGTGTGATCGCGCTGAAGCCGCTGGGCAAGAATCCGCCGTTGTTCTTGGCGCCGCCCTCGGCGGGCAGCCCCGCCGTCTACGTCACCCTGGCGCGCTACCTGTCCTCGGACCAGCCCGTGTTCGGCTTCCAGATGCCGGGGGTGATGGATGACCAGCAGCCTCCGGAGACCATCGAGGAGTCGGCCGCGCTGTACGTGGCGGCCATGAGACAGGTCCAGCCGCGCGGGCCCTACCGCATCGCGGGCTGGTCCTACGGTGGGCTCGTCGTGTGTGAGATGGCCCGCCAACTGGAGGCGATGGGGGAGCAGGTGGCCTTGTTGGGCCTGATTGACGGCGCCGCGCTGGACCGGCTCGCCGCGCATGACGCGAATGGTGAAGAGATTCCCGGGGGCTCGCAGATGTTCAAGGCGCTGGGGGAAGCCCCCATGCCGAAGGACTACGCGAGCGCCAGGCAGATCGGTGAATGGATGGGTATCAGCCTGCCGGAGTCGCTAGGTGACCTGCTCCGTCGGGACGCGGAAGGACACCATTCCTATCTCCGGCGTTTCTTGCGCGATACAGCCCTCACCGCGCGGAATTTCCTGGCAACACGGCGCTCCGAACAACTCTATACGTTCACTTCATACAGCGGCACCGCCACACTTTTCAGGACGGGTCCTGTGACAGTGGGAGGTGACCCGCTTGTCGACAGCGTGAAGACGTTCGCCCTTGCCGGCACGGAAGTGATTCCCGTTCCGGGTAATCACATGACACTCATCATGGATGAGAGAAATGTCCTCGTGCTTGCAAATGAAATTCAAAAATGTCTGGATAGGGTGCTGGTTTTTCCTGCCCTCGCTGAGCTGTCTCGGGCGGAAATGCCAGTGCAAGGTTTGACTGCGTAGCTCCCCAAGGAGGTCCTGCAATGCCACACCGAGTCCTATCGATGGACGGTACTTCTATTTCTGGCGGTGAAGGGTATGTCACCGCCGGCATGCTCAAATCGCTTCGTGAGAATTTGACCGCGAAAGGGCAAACCCAGTCACTGCTGAACGACGTCGAGCTGTTCTCGGGCACGTCCGCGGGGGCGTTCAACGCGGCGTTCTTCGCCAGCTACGAGAACCCGGACGATGCCTTCCCCAAGATTCTCGACTTCTGGGGCGAAGTCGTCTCGATGAACCGCAAGGCCGTGGGGCTGGCCCGGACCGCGCTGGCGCTGACGGGCAACAGCGCGCTGCTCGATTCGAGCTACATGCGTGACTTCTTCTGCAGCTACTTCGGCGCCACGCTGCGGCTGGGCGACTTGAAGCGCAAGGTCGCGCTGCCGTCCTTCCAGTTGGATGGTCAGCGCAAGGCGCTCCGGACGTGGAAGGCCAAGGTGTTCCACAACACCGGCCACGACAACGATCCGGATCTCAACGAGCTGGTGGTGGACGTGCTGATGCGGAGCGGTTCGCCGCCGCTGTCCTATCCCATCTACCAGGGGATGCGGCACGAGGGGAGCGGCTACGTGGATGGCGGCATCTTCGCCAACAACCCGTCGCTGGTGGCCCTGGCGCAGATCGTCAACAACATCACCCGGAAGAGCCGCGCGGAGAAGGTCGAGACGATGGAGACCGAGCCGCCCGACCTCACGAACATCCTGATGATGTCGGTGGGCAACGGCTGCACGTCCTCCTATCTCACGCCGCGCTTCTGTAACGGCGTCGCCAACTGGGGCTTCTCCAACTGGCTGCTCGACTTCCATGACCCCATGGTCCTGGTGAAGATGATGCTCGAGGCCGGCTCGGACGCGGCGGACCACCAGTGCCGGATGATTCTGCGGAAGAAGTACTTCCGGCTGAATCCCGTGGTGGAGCACTCGCTCTCCGCGGGCAACACCAAGCAGGTCGAGTCCACCGTCCAGCAGCTCGTGAGCACGCAGTCCACGCTCATGCAGCTCAACCGGGCGCAGGCGTGGCTCGGCAAGTCCGGCTGGATGGAGAAGTCCGCGCCCAGCCAGACGCAGCCGACCCCGGCGACCTAACACGCAGGCCACACCCAGCACGGACCCAACCCGAGAGGTGCATTGAGATGGTCAGGATTCTTCTTGTCTCCGGAAGAGGCGGCGCCGGAAAGAGCACCGTGGCCGCCGCGACGGCGCTGGCCGCTTCGCGCCGGGGCCTCCGGACGATGCTGCTTTCGTTCGGCACGTCTCGCGGTCTGGGCACCGCGTTCGGTCTGGAGGCGCCGCTCTTCTCCGGACCCCGGGGCGTGCCGGTGGGCATCAACGACCAGCTCTCCCTCCACGAGGTGGATGTCGCGGAGGAGCTCCGGTTGGGATGGAACAGCGGCCAGGGCGGCCTGGCCGCGCTGGTGGGCAGTGGCTTGGAGCGCGTGAGCGCGGAGGAGGTGGCGGTGACGGCCGAAGCGGCCCACATCGTCACGCTCCTCCGGCTGGGCGAGTACGTCCGGGAGCAGCGTCACGACCTCATCGTCGTGGACTGTCCGTCCACCTCCGAGGCGCTCCAGCTTCTCAACACCGTCTCCGCGATGAGCTGGTACGCGCGCAAGCAGCAGGCGCCCACGCAGCCGGGCCGCAAGGCGCGTTTGTTGGCCGCGAGCCTCCACGGCGCGGAGGCCAGCCTGGAGGTGCGTGACCGGCTCAAGGCCGTGGATGAGCTGCTGCACAACCCCGAGGTGACCACGCTGCGGCTGGTGACCTCCGCGGACACGGCCTCCGTTCAGGAGACGCAGCGGGCCTATACGTTCTTCAACCTCCACGGAGCCGCCGTGGACTGTGTCGTCATCAACCGCCTGGCACCGGACGGCGAGGGCGCGGACGCCGAGCTTTCGCGGGTGCAGCAGCCGCACGTGGAGAAGCTGCGCGGTGTCTTCAGCGGGGTGTTGTTGCTCGAGGTCTCGCGGCAAGTCGGGGACGTGGTGGGCGAGGTGCCGCTGGAGGCGTTCGCCGAGCAGCTCTACCAGGGCGAGGACCCGGTGCGACTCGGCGAGCCGCAGCCCTTGCTGGGCCTGCGCAAGGACGCGGTGGACGCGTACCTGCTGGAGGTCCGGCTCCCCTTCGTGACGAAGGGTGAGGTCGAGCTGTCCCGGAGGGGCGAGGAGTTCGTCATCCAGGTGGGTGGGGTCCGGCGCAACGTCGTGTTGCCCCGGATGGTCGCGCAGTTGCCGACGTCGGGTGCCCGCATGGAGGGCGACCGGCTCATCGTGAGTTTCCAGAAGGAAAGGGGTGTCTGATGTCCACGCAAGATGGTCGTTATCCCAAAGGCGCGTTTGGCAGTTCCCCCATGTATGCGGCCCGGATCGCGGACCTCACCAACGCGGTGATTCCCGGTGGCCGGGAGTTCGTGCAGCAGCTCTTCCGCGCGAAGCAGGAGGCCCTGAAGGGCGTGGCCCACCTGGTCGACGCGCAGATTCAGGAGCTGGCGCACATCGACTCCGCCATCGATGACCGGGCGAAGCAGCCGCCGGTCCAGCCCGCGCCGCATGCGCAGGCGGCGAGTCGTCCGCCCAAGCCGGTGATGTCGCTGGGCGAGGCGTTCCAGAAGGCGAGCGACCTGTTCATGTCGAAGCGGCCGAAGAGCGCCTCGGGCGCCACGATTCCCGCGGCGTGCGCCAGGCCGAGTGACCGCCGTGCGCCTCCCTCGGCGTCGGCCCCCGTCGCCCCGGCCGAGTGCCCCGTGAGCTCGAGCAGCACGAGTGCTCCCAGCGCGGATGTCAGCCCCGCGCCGGAGCCTCTGGAGAAGATTTCAATCAGCTAGGCAGTGAAAGGGGTGGGTCGTGTCGGAGGAGAATGCTTCCTCGATGGAGTCGATGACGCCGCTGCAGCGAGCGGCGCTGGCAATCAAGACCCTGCGGGCGCGCGTCGACGGATTGGAGCGCGCGCGCTCGGAGCCCATCGCCATCATTGGCATGGGGTGCCGGTTTCCAGGTGGGGCCAATGACCCCGCGACGTACTGGGACCTGCTGCGCGCGGGTGTGGACGCGGTGGGGCCGGTGCCTCCAGACCGCTGGGACGCGGAGGCGTACTACGCCGCGGACCCGGACGCGGTCTGGAAGATGATTGTCCGTGAGGGAGGCTTCCTGTCGCAGCCCATCACCGGCTTCGACAGCGAGTTCTTCGGGCTGTCGCCCCGCGAGGCGAACTACGTCGACCCCCAGCAGCGCCTCATGCTCGAGGTGTCGTGGGAAGCGCTGGAGGACGCCGGCATCGCGCCGGGCTCGCTGGCGGGCAGCGACACCGGCGTCTATGTCGGCTTCCTGAGCAGTGACTACGGCCGCGTGCCCTTCAAGGCGGTGCAGACCCGGGACCTGCCGTACATGGGGACCGGCAACGAGCTGAGCTTCTCCGCGGGGCGCGTCTCGTACGTGCTGGGCCTCCAGGGGCCGTCCATGGTCGTCGCGACGGCGTGCTCCTCCGCGCTCGTCTCGGCCCACCTCGCGTGTCAGGCCCTGCGTCAGGGCGAGTGCTCGCTCGCGCTCGCGGGCGGGGTGAATGTCATCATCCGGCCGGACAGCAACATCGTCCTGTCGAAGATGCGCGCCCTGGCGCCGGACGGACGGTCGAAGACGTTCGATGCCTCCGCCAATGGCTACGGCCGTGGTGAGGGCTGCGGCGTCCTGGTGCTCAAGCGCCTCTCCGACGCGCAGCGGGACAAGGACCGCATCCTCGCCGTCATCCGTGGCTCGGCGGTGAACCATGACGGCCTCAGCGGCGGACTGACGGTCCCCAACGGCCCCGCGCAGGAGAAGCTGCTGCGCAAGGCGCTGGAGTCCGCGGGCCTGTCGCCCTCGGACGTGAGCTACATCGAAGCCCACGGAACGGGGACTCCGCTGGGCGACCCCATCGAGCTGCGCGCGCTCGACGCCGTGCTCCGTCATGGCCGGAGCCCCGAGGCGCCGTTGCTCGTCGGCTCGGCGAAGACGAACCTCGGACACCTGGAGTCCGCCGCCGGTGCCGCGGGGATGATCAAGGTCGTGCTGTCGATGCGGCAGGGAGAGATTCCCCCGCACCTGCACTTCCGCAAGCCCAACCCGGCCGTGGATTGGGACCAGTTGAACCTCGCCATCCCCACGCAGGTGACGCCGTGGCCGGCGGGCGAGAAGCCCCGGGTCGCCGGCATCAGCGGCTTCGGCCTCAGCGGTGTGAACTCCCACGTGCTCATCGCGGAGGCTCCGCCCGTGCAGCCGCGGACGCCGGAGCTCACGCCTCGGCCGCACCATGTGCTCGCGCTCTCGGCGCGGACGCCGCAGGCGCTCGGTGAGCTGGCGCAGCGTTACGCGCAGGCGCTCGGCCAGCCCGAGCTCACGGCGCAGCCGCTGGAGGACATCTGCTTCACCGCGAACACGGGGCGTGAGTCCTTCCGTCACCGGCTGGCGGTGCTGGGCACGTCGCACGATGCGCTGCGCACGCAGCTCGCCGCCTTCGCCACGGGGGAGAACCCACCCTCGGTGCTGACGGGCAAGGCGGAGGCGGCGCCCAAGCTGGCCTTCCTCTTCACCGGGCAGGGCGCGCAGTGGCTGGGGATGGGGGAAGAGCTGTTCAAGACGGAGCCCGCGTTCCGTCAGGCGCTGCTTCGGTGCGACGAGGTGCTGCGGCCGTTGATGGGCCAGTCGCTCATCGACCTGCTCTATCCGGCGGATCGCGACGCACAGGCGCGGGCGCGGCTGGACGAGACGGGCTTCACCCAGCCCGCCCTGTTCGCGTTGGAGTACGCCCTGGCGCAGGTGTGGATGCAGTGGGGCGTCCGGCCGGACTTCGTCATGGGGCACTCCGTCGGCGAGTTCGTGGCAGCGTGCGTGGCGGGGGTATTCACCCTCGAAGAGGGGCTGGATCTCATCGCCACCCGTGCGCGGCTGATGCAGTCGCTGCCCGCCGGAGGCGCCATGGCGGCCGTGTCCGCCGAGCGCGCCGAGGTCGAGGCGCTGCTGGGCCGGTACGACGGCCAGGTCTCCATCGCGGCCTTCAATGGCCCTCGCAACATCGTGATTTCGGGGCGTGAAGCCGCGGTGAAGGACTGCGTGGCCGAGCTGACGCGGCAGGGGAAGCGCGGGACGATGCTGCGCGTCTCCCATGCGTTCCACTCGGCGTTGATGGACCCCATCCTCGATGCGTTCGCGCGGGCGGTGGAGAAGGTCCGCTTCCAGGCGCCGACGCTCCCGTTGATTTCCAACCTGACCGGGCGCGAGGCGGGGAAGGAAATCCTGACGCCCCGATACTGGGTGCAGCACCTCCGCGAGCCGGTGATGTTCGCCCGTGGAATGCAGACGCTGGAGCAGGCGGGCGTGAAGGCCTTCCTGGAGGTCGGTCCCAAGCCCACGCTGGTGACGATGGGCCAGTCCTGCATCACGCAGGGGAACCCGCTCTGGGCGGGGAGCTTGCGTCCCGAGCGCTCGGATTGGCAGCAACTGTTGGAGGGGCTCGGTGCGCTGTACGTCGCGGGTGTGCCCGTGAACTGGCGGGGCCTGGACCAGGGGCGAGAGCGATACAAGGTCGCGCTGCCCGTGTATCCCTTCCAGCGGCGGAGTCACTGGATGGAGCTGACGGGGGACTCCTGGGACTACCCGGGGGCGAGCACGGCGCCGACGCCGCTCCACCCGCTCCTGGGACACCTGCACGCTTCGCCGTCGCAGACGCGGCAGTTCGAGTCCTCCGTGGGCGCCGCGAAGCCCGCCTTCCTCAAGGACCATGGTGTGTATGGACAGGTCCTGATGCCCGGCGCGGCCTACGTGGAGATGGCGCTCGCGGCGGGGGCGGCGCTCTTCACGGGGACAGGAGGGACGGTCGACGAGGTCACGTTCTCGCAGGCCCTCTTCCTACCCGAAGCAGGTGAGCGCCGGGTCCACTTGCTGTACTCGCCGGAAGGCGAACGCGGCGGGCGCTTCGAAATCCACAGCCAGGAAGAGCGCACCGGTGACGGGGAGTCCGCGTGGATTCTCCATGCGCACGGTAAGGTGTCCGCCGCTGGGGCCACGGACGGCTCCCGCGTGGACCTCGCGCGCTTGAAGAAGCAGGTGTCGCGGGAAGTCCCGGTGGCGGGCTACTACGAGAAGCTGAGCCACGCCGGGCTCGCCTATGGTCCGAGCTTCCGTGGCATCCAGCAGCTCTGGCGCGGTGAAAATGAGGTCCTGGGCCGGTTGGCCCTCACTGGCAGCGCGGCGGACGAGGCGGAGCAGTACACGCTCCAGCCCGCGCTCCTGGATGCCTGCTTCCAGATGGTCGGGGCCGTGCTCGACGAGGAGGGCGATGCGGCCTACCTGCCCGTGGGCGTCGGCAAGGTCCAGGTGCTCCGGAGCGGCTTGAAGGACGTCTGGGCCCACGCCACGTTGTCCCGGTGCGATGACGCGAAGGGCCCTGGCTTCACGTGTGATCTCCAGCTCCTGACGGCGGACGGAGACCTCGTGGCGACGGTGGAGCGGTTGTCACTCCGGCGCATCACCCGCGAGAGCCTCCTGGGCGCGAAGGGCAAGCGCTTCCAGGGCTGGCTCTATGAGCTGGAGTGGCAGGAGCGGCGGCTGGAGGCCGCGCCGTCAGTGGAGTCCTCCGCGCCGACGACGCAGTGCCTCATCCTGTCCGACGTGGCGGGCGTGGGAGCGCGGCTCGCCGAAAAGCTCAAGGGGCGCGGATGGCATGTCGTGACGGTGCGCGCGGACGCGCCGGGCGGGCGTGAGTCCGCGCAGGCGCTCCTCGCCCGGTTGCCGTCGGGCGCGGCGCAAGGGCCCTTGCGCGTGGTCGACTTGTGGAGCCTCGACGGTGATGGCCATGACGTCCCGGCGCATGCCTTGGGACACGCCTCACGCGTGCTCGCGCTGGCCCAGGCGCTGGTCGAGGCCAAGGGGGCGGACACGGCCCTCTGGCTGGTGACGCGTGGCGCGCAGTCGACGTCGGAGAAAGAGCGCATCACCCACCTCGGAAGCTCGGTGTTGTGGGGGCTGGGCAAGTCCATCACCCGCGAGCACCCGGACCTCCACTGTCGCCGCGTGGACCTGGATGCGGGCGCGCCCGGGCACGAAGTCGAGCAGCTCCAGGCCGAGCTGCTCGGCGCCGGCGCCGAGGACGAAATCGCGCTGCGTGGCACGTCCCGCCGCGTGGCCCGGCTGGTGCGGAGCCGTCGGGCGCGGAGCGCGGGGAGCGACGTCACGTTGTCGCCCGACGCGAGCTACCTGGTGACGGGTGGCCTCGGCGGCCTGGGGCTCGTCGTCGCGGAGCGGCTGGTGGAGCGGGGGGCCCGTCACCTCGTGTTGATGGGCCGTCGCGCGCCATCCCCGGAGGCTCGAGCCCGGCTCGACGTGCTGGAGCAGCGCGGGGTGACGCTCCAGGTCCTGCAATGCGACGTGGCGGCGGCCTCGGAGCTGGAGCGCGCCGTCTCGGAGCTCTCCGGACGGATGCCGCCCATCCGGGGCGTGGTCCACTCCGCGGGCGTCATCGATGATGGCCTCTTCGTGCAGATGACGCCGGAGCGGCTGGCGAAGGCCTTCGCGCCCAAGGTCTCCGGTGGTTGGAACCTTCACCAGGTGTTCCAGGGCACGGCGCTGGACTTCTTCGTCGTGTTCTCCTCGGCCTCGTCCCTCATCGGCTCGGCGGGACAGGCCAACTACGTGGCCGCCAATGCCTTCCTCGACGGGCTCGCGCGTCACCGCCAGGCACAGGGCCTGCCCGGACTGAGCCTCAACTGGGGCGCCTGGGCCGACGTGGGCGCGGCGGCGGAGGACTCGATTCGCCGTCGCATGGAGCAGTTGGGCTTCGGCGTGATTCCGCTGGAAGACGGGCTTCAGGCCTTTGAACAGGCCCTGGGGCTCAAGGGACAGCTCGGCGTCCTTCCGGTGGACTGGGCGGTGCTCGGACGCCGAGGTGCTTCGCCGCTCTTCGAGGCCTTCATCGAGAAGCCGGGCCCGGCCGCGAGCGAGGGCATTCGTCAGAAGCTGGAGAAGCTGCCGCCCAAGGAGCGCCGAGGCGCGTTGCGCGCGCACGTGGGCACGCTGGTGAATGGCGTGCTGGGGCGTCCGCCGACGGAGCCGCTCGACCCGAACCAGGGCTTCTTCGAGTTCGGCATGGACTCGCTGATGTCCGTGGAGCTGCGCAACGTCCTGCAGCGCAGCCTGGGCACCTCGCTGCACGCGACGGTGGCCTTCGACAACCCCACCGTCAACGGGCTGGTGGACTACCTGGCGGCGGAGGTGTTGGGCCTGCGGGAGGAGGAGGCCACGCCCGTGGAGGAGGCGCCCCAGGACACCGAGCTGGAGGCGCTCCTGGCCGACGTGGACAGCCTGGACGACGATGCCGTCCAGGCCATGCTCCGGCGCGGCCGCTGAGCGACTACGGCTGGCGGGGCCTCGCGTCGTAGACGAGGTCCGTGATGGCGGAGAGCGTCTGGAGGTTCTCCACCTTCAGCGCCTCCGCGGGGACGGAGATGCCGTACTTCTTCTGGACGAAGGCCATCATCCGCGCCGTCTCCAGCGAGTTCAGCACGCCCAGCTCCAGCAGCGGGGTGGACGCGTCGAGCTCGTTGGAGTCTCCATCCAGGAGCTCCTCGACGACGTAGTGGGTCAGTTCCTTGAGGAGGGTGTCTCGGTTCATGATGTGAGACCTGTCGTGGGGGTGAGTTCGTTTTGAACGGCCTGGACAACCTGGACGGTCATTTCATTGATGAAGAAATGGCCGCCCGGAAACATCTTCATGGAGAAGGATTTCTGTGTTTGCCGCCGCCAGTCCTCCAGCGCGGCTTCAGACACACGCGGATCCCGCGTGCCGCCCAATGCACAGACTGGCACGGGGAGCGGCGGCTCGTCCTGGTAAATATAGCTCTCCGACAGCTTCAGGTCGGCGCGCAGGATGGGGAGGATGAGGTCCAGAATCTCGGGCTGTGCCAGGACTTGCTGAGGGATTCCGTCGTAGCGGGCGCTCAGCTCACGGATGAAGTCATCCCGCTTGAGGCCACTCAGGGGCGGCAGGCCGCTGCGCCGCGACGGCGCCTCGGCGCCGGAGACGATGAGCGCCTGGGGCAGCGGCAGTCCCCGGCGGCGCAGCTCGCGGGTCAGCTCGAAGG
This genomic window from Myxococcus hansupus contains:
- a CDS encoding non-ribosomal peptide synthetase, coding for MNLGELVAEMNRRGLEVRVEGDALRLRGPKGAADPELRHALAEHKQALLKLLRDHDEVREEAPIVPVRRDGYAPLSYGQTRLWFLDRLEPGSTAYNLVLALQVEGRLDPSILHRCFVEIVRRHEILRTRYAEHEGAAVQWVDPEPRFGFQVLKEAEVLATAPAGVEAFLRREGDRPFDLATGPVVRVLVIEGGEGGQFIQLCLHHIAADVWAQAVLVREVVTLYGAFASGQPSPLPPLTLQYGDFAVWQRDYLQGEVRQRLVDFWRKKLEGAPPLLELPTDHVRPKVQTNRGGEVRFEVGPRVTSALKALSHSAKTTPFVGMLSAFFVLLHRLTGRDDLVLGANSINRTRTELEPLVGFFVDNLVMRVDLGGAPGFSTVLERVRETVLEAFAHQDLPFDLLVEELRPARSLGHNPLFQVVFAWVRAASESPDGTGVRMRPLEFEATTSRFDLNLFVDDHGDRLVARMVYNRDLFEHSTIQHHMDCFQVLLDGLVNEPQRPVAELPVLPPADRERVLQHWNATGTDASPEVCLHTLIEAQAARNPDAVALVVDDWELTYGELDQLSDRLAAHLQDLDVGPEVVVGVYLERTPELIVSLLAVLKAGGAFLALDADEPTDRLRHIVADARPRVLISTSQRAERLWGMGGFVTVLVDEGYRDVPAATGVRLRRDVLPGQLAYILYTSGSTGRPKGTEITHRSIINYLRWSARAYRLHEGTGSPVIGSVSFDGTLTSLFAPLLAGRALFLVPRGREIDVLTSGDYPEQGFSFIKMTPSHLRAFNGLGKTRQVLGRAHAVVLGGEGLHGVDLTSWREQGVPTRIINEYGPTEASVACCFEELLPDGAPLPERVPIGRPITGMRLYILDRFLQPVPVGVSGELYIGGIGLARGYLRRPDLTAERFIPNPFDTDSTGAGGSRLYRTGDHARYLHDGRIEYLGRQDDQLKIRGHRVEAGEVEAALGRHDDVVQAAVVLRRAPDGAARLVAYVQPQTMERPDGTDLRTELRKALRDVVPEYMVPEVIVVLPELPLSPSGKIDRKALPHVTSEAATGVALARTGALTETERQLQALFSELLGLSAVAPTDSFFELGGHSLLAVTLISRISAKLGVEVPLNEVFDRPSVEALARWIEEHSVMVTALVRQLPACVIALKPLGKNPPLFLAPPSAGSPAVYVTLARYLSSDQPVFGFQMPGVMDDQQPPETIEESAALYVAAMRQVQPRGPYRIAGWSYGGLVVCEMARQLEAMGEQVALLGLIDGAALDRLAAHDANGEEIPGGSQMFKALGEAPMPKDYASARQIGEWMGISLPESLGDLLRRDAEGHHSYLRRFLRDTALTARNFLATRRSEQLYTFTSYSGTATLFRTGPVTVGGDPLVDSVKTFALAGTEVIPVPGNHMTLIMDERNVLVLANEIQKCLDRVLVFPALAELSRAEMPVQGLTA
- a CDS encoding patatin-like phospholipase family protein, producing the protein MPHRVLSMDGTSISGGEGYVTAGMLKSLRENLTAKGQTQSLLNDVELFSGTSAGAFNAAFFASYENPDDAFPKILDFWGEVVSMNRKAVGLARTALALTGNSALLDSSYMRDFFCSYFGATLRLGDLKRKVALPSFQLDGQRKALRTWKAKVFHNTGHDNDPDLNELVVDVLMRSGSPPLSYPIYQGMRHEGSGYVDGGIFANNPSLVALAQIVNNITRKSRAEKVETMETEPPDLTNILMMSVGNGCTSSYLTPRFCNGVANWGFSNWLLDFHDPMVLVKMMLEAGSDAADHQCRMILRKKYFRLNPVVEHSLSAGNTKQVESTVQQLVSTQSTLMQLNRAQAWLGKSGWMEKSAPSQTQPTPAT
- a CDS encoding ArsA family ATPase, translating into MVRILLVSGRGGAGKSTVAAATALAASRRGLRTMLLSFGTSRGLGTAFGLEAPLFSGPRGVPVGINDQLSLHEVDVAEELRLGWNSGQGGLAALVGSGLERVSAEEVAVTAEAAHIVTLLRLGEYVREQRHDLIVVDCPSTSEALQLLNTVSAMSWYARKQQAPTQPGRKARLLAASLHGAEASLEVRDRLKAVDELLHNPEVTTLRLVTSADTASVQETQRAYTFFNLHGAAVDCVVINRLAPDGEGADAELSRVQQPHVEKLRGVFSGVLLLEVSRQVGDVVGEVPLEAFAEQLYQGEDPVRLGEPQPLLGLRKDAVDAYLLEVRLPFVTKGEVELSRRGEEFVIQVGGVRRNVVLPRMVAQLPTSGARMEGDRLIVSFQKERGV
- a CDS encoding type I polyketide synthase; its protein translation is MESMTPLQRAALAIKTLRARVDGLERARSEPIAIIGMGCRFPGGANDPATYWDLLRAGVDAVGPVPPDRWDAEAYYAADPDAVWKMIVREGGFLSQPITGFDSEFFGLSPREANYVDPQQRLMLEVSWEALEDAGIAPGSLAGSDTGVYVGFLSSDYGRVPFKAVQTRDLPYMGTGNELSFSAGRVSYVLGLQGPSMVVATACSSALVSAHLACQALRQGECSLALAGGVNVIIRPDSNIVLSKMRALAPDGRSKTFDASANGYGRGEGCGVLVLKRLSDAQRDKDRILAVIRGSAVNHDGLSGGLTVPNGPAQEKLLRKALESAGLSPSDVSYIEAHGTGTPLGDPIELRALDAVLRHGRSPEAPLLVGSAKTNLGHLESAAGAAGMIKVVLSMRQGEIPPHLHFRKPNPAVDWDQLNLAIPTQVTPWPAGEKPRVAGISGFGLSGVNSHVLIAEAPPVQPRTPELTPRPHHVLALSARTPQALGELAQRYAQALGQPELTAQPLEDICFTANTGRESFRHRLAVLGTSHDALRTQLAAFATGENPPSVLTGKAEAAPKLAFLFTGQGAQWLGMGEELFKTEPAFRQALLRCDEVLRPLMGQSLIDLLYPADRDAQARARLDETGFTQPALFALEYALAQVWMQWGVRPDFVMGHSVGEFVAACVAGVFTLEEGLDLIATRARLMQSLPAGGAMAAVSAERAEVEALLGRYDGQVSIAAFNGPRNIVISGREAAVKDCVAELTRQGKRGTMLRVSHAFHSALMDPILDAFARAVEKVRFQAPTLPLISNLTGREAGKEILTPRYWVQHLREPVMFARGMQTLEQAGVKAFLEVGPKPTLVTMGQSCITQGNPLWAGSLRPERSDWQQLLEGLGALYVAGVPVNWRGLDQGRERYKVALPVYPFQRRSHWMELTGDSWDYPGASTAPTPLHPLLGHLHASPSQTRQFESSVGAAKPAFLKDHGVYGQVLMPGAAYVEMALAAGAALFTGTGGTVDEVTFSQALFLPEAGERRVHLLYSPEGERGGRFEIHSQEERTGDGESAWILHAHGKVSAAGATDGSRVDLARLKKQVSREVPVAGYYEKLSHAGLAYGPSFRGIQQLWRGENEVLGRLALTGSAADEAEQYTLQPALLDACFQMVGAVLDEEGDAAYLPVGVGKVQVLRSGLKDVWAHATLSRCDDAKGPGFTCDLQLLTADGDLVATVERLSLRRITRESLLGAKGKRFQGWLYELEWQERRLEAAPSVESSAPTTQCLILSDVAGVGARLAEKLKGRGWHVVTVRADAPGGRESAQALLARLPSGAAQGPLRVVDLWSLDGDGHDVPAHALGHASRVLALAQALVEAKGADTALWLVTRGAQSTSEKERITHLGSSVLWGLGKSITREHPDLHCRRVDLDAGAPGHEVEQLQAELLGAGAEDEIALRGTSRRVARLVRSRRARSAGSDVTLSPDASYLVTGGLGGLGLVVAERLVERGARHLVLMGRRAPSPEARARLDVLEQRGVTLQVLQCDVAAASELERAVSELSGRMPPIRGVVHSAGVIDDGLFVQMTPERLAKAFAPKVSGGWNLHQVFQGTALDFFVVFSSASSLIGSAGQANYVAANAFLDGLARHRQAQGLPGLSLNWGAWADVGAAAEDSIRRRMEQLGFGVIPLEDGLQAFEQALGLKGQLGVLPVDWAVLGRRGASPLFEAFIEKPGPAASEGIRQKLEKLPPKERRGALRAHVGTLVNGVLGRPPTEPLDPNQGFFEFGMDSLMSVELRNVLQRSLGTSLHATVAFDNPTVNGLVDYLAAEVLGLREEEATPVEEAPQDTELEALLADVDSLDDDAVQAMLRRGR
- a CDS encoding acyl carrier protein — protein: MNRDTLLKELTHYVVEELLDGDSNELDASTPLLELGVLNSLETARMMAFVQKKYGISVPAEALKVENLQTLSAITDLVYDARPRQP